A region of the Harpia harpyja isolate bHarHar1 chromosome 14, bHarHar1 primary haplotype, whole genome shotgun sequence genome:
ATTTTGAGGCTGGGAAACTGTCCAGTCCAATCAGCAGAAgtagaaaagcacaaaaagataTTAATCTGCAGATTTGTCTAAATAAATtcaaagcacagcacagagaCCAAAGAAGAATCACCAGATAAAGTGGGCTGGGCTAAAAATTCTGGATATGAGGTTTCAGAGCACAAGCCTAGCAAAGCTATAAATGGGTTTTTGGGCAGGAGAAAGCCCCCAGGAGTGGATCCACCCTGGTCCAGACCAGAGTCAGGCAAAATGGAAAAGGTGCCCCAGGAAGGtgaactggaggggggggggggggggggggggatgcttaCGTTTAGATGCAGACTACAAAACTGAGCCATTCCTAAAGAATCTGCTCTTATTTTTCcagacagaaatgcagagctggaTTTCTCCACTTTCCTGAATATAATGTACAGGCAAATGAAGCAAGAGGAACCTGAGAGGGAAATCCTCACGGCCTTGTCCATGATAGACAGGCAGAAAAGAGGCGTTATCTCAGTTTCGGAGCTGAGAGCCAAACTTACAAGACTAGGAGAAAAGCTTTCCGAGGAAGAAGGTATTTTGCAATTCAAAGATGTATCAAATGTTCCCCATCTTCTTATATccttcctggttttcctttgtagTCAAACCTGGGATCGGGCGCTTCCAGCTGGGAAGCCAGGAAGGTCCTGGGCCAGCAGGACATAGCACTGGTGACCctcggggggaggggggagaagggatgGCCTGCCCATCACGCCCAAGACATGCAGTGCACCAGGGCATTGCAACTTGCTGTCGTGTCCCCCGGCCCACCCCACTGGCACCGGTCTCTTCCCCACCACAGCCGTACCATGAGCTTGTGCTGCGGTTTACACCACTTTGCCCACGTAAACGAGAGCCCCTGGCTGAACCCAGACAGGCGCTCAGAGCAGGCAGCACTCCCAAAGCCGAGCTGAGCGCGTTAGCAACGTCAGCTCGCTGCAGCTAATTCGACTCACATGATGGCAAAGTCTCCTCGCCCTTGTCAGCCTTTGCCCACGCCACGATCACTAAGCAGAGATTCTGTGCCTTGCAGAAGAGGTAAGCCAGCTGCCTGTTAACCAAGAGGCCTTTTCCCTTTCTCAAGTTGTTTCCcgaacgattttttttttttaccccaagaTGCTTCGCTGTATTTATAAAGCAAGCGCCTGTCCCACAAAGGGCCCTGGGAGAGCGTCCGgccccccagctgcagggatgCTCTAAGGAGCACACAGGGCACTGGCAGTTTCCCAAGAGCAATGTGAGCTCTACGGCCAGCACAATTTGGAAGAGAGAGGGGAACTTTTTAATTaaggttctttaaaaaaaaaaaaaaaaagaacaggaaaaaaaaaaaaagtcctgcttgTCAGAAATTTGACCCCAAGGGGCACAACAGGAGGGAATTTCCAGGAAGCTGAAAGTGATCAAAACCTTTTAGACAGCCGATTTTGCTGTAGGCATTTTATGTAGGTCTATAAGCTTTTTAAATGCATACCCCACCTTTCCAGccttcacaggctgcaggagcGGGCCCAGGCCTGCAGGAAGGCAGGGCAGTGCTCTGCACACCCCTCTGCCCCAGTCCTGGGGACCGGCTGTCCTGTCCCCTCCTTGCTCCAAACCACACCACCTTTGGCTTCTTCTCCAGCTCTTGCAGAGCTTTCACCCCTCCAACTCCGCTGCAGGGAGCAAGCTCTGGAGCTTTCAAATTGCTCACTCTCTGCCAAAGACAGCATTAGAAAAACCCATCACCAGCTTGATACAGGCAAGGAATGAGTTTTACCAGGGTTATGGGGTTTGTACAGACCCCATTAAGCTCCTTGAGGGTATGAAAACTGTCCTTTCTAATGTTAAAAGTAGACTTTAGATTTAATCACAGTAAGGTTGGTCAGTCCAGTCTCCTCACCAGCTTCACCAGTGATACACCAACAAGGCATTTCTTCTGAGTGTTTTCTTCAATTGTTTGCAGCTATTTACATCTGAAAACACTTTCAGAGCTATTATGAGAGCTGAACAAACAGTGAAGACATAGAGACATTAACCCTAATTAAAGGCATCCTAGCAAGAACCACTATTAAATAAAGATTTGGGAGGTGCAGGGGGATTTCCCATTACTTTGGCGTATAGGCTGCACATCTACTCACAACTTGTAACAAGGCACTATAGATCCTAATGTAGGAAGCGATGCTTCTTCTCAACAAGGAATTTCCCCTTTGGCTTGACACACTGAACTCCAGCTTGCTAAAGCTGCTATAAACATTTGATACCGGAACAGACTCAATTTCATTAGCATCTGCAATTGTTCAGTAACTACTGGCATGTACCTTCATTTACAGTGGCTCCAGAAAAGCCTTCATTTTAATTTAGCATACTTTTAGCAAATGAGAaccaacacatttttcttctgtgttatttttaaatgttctggaaaaaattaattattttttgaattTATGTTCTTAGAAGCATTTGATTACCATCAGGGTATTCTTTTTGAAAGGAGGAATAGATCTCTTGGAAAGAAAGTTGTTACTTACCTTACAGTAACAGCAGTTCTCACAACAGCCCCTCATTTACCCCATGCTGCAACCAAATCTTCctggcagcagctcccacaggggcTGCACTTACCCCTTTTATACACTGACACCTGCCTGCAAACAGGGGCAGAGGGGGAAAACGGTGTCTCATCCAGTACCCCCACGAACAGCAGAGAGAGGAAGCAGGTTATGCTGCTCATAGAGACCTTCCACAACAACTTAcagtaaaacagctttttttgcccTAAACCTTCCCCCCTCCCATGACCTTCCCCCTGGATTTCACAACTGGCAACTGCAAAGCTATTATTCTGTGCTCCAGGACGAGTACTCGGAGTCTTATTTAAACAACCACAGCTTGTTCAGCCTGAACAGCCATTCTGATAACCTCAGCCAAGTAGCTCACAAGTAAAAACACAGACCAGCCTCCGCCAACCTGCCCGCACCCATTTCAGAAAGGGAGAGCACTCAAGCAAGGCCTTGGGTAGGTGACTCCAACCCATACTGGCATGAGATTATGGAGCATGACACCATGTATGATCCCTGTTTCAGTGGTCTATCAATAAGCTCTAAACACCTAGAAGGTGTCCTGCTAATTAATTATCAAACGATAAATGCAGGTGTACAACCCAACAGCTTCCTCTCCGACAGACTGCCTGCCCCATCCCTCCGCACAGCATCCAGCTGCGATCCTGTTCATGTGTCGCTGGCCCAAAGCAAAACGGCAACCCACTTGTGAAACTGGACACGCGCCCCTCAACATTAGCAAGCATGCAAGCAAAAACCTCTTCCAGACTGTATTAGATACCTTATCAAAGGAAACTAACTGCTGCCCAAAACATTATCAAATAGAAGCTGCTGGGATTCTCTGATGTTTGTTTTAGCACCCACCCACTATATATGTTACAGGTAAAGTAAACAAGCAAGGGAATTCACCTCCTCTCCTGTCATCCGAAGGAAGATGGCATCTAATTCCCAGTAGCAGCTTCATTCAGCAAcatttaaatttacttttctatGCATCATTTCTCACGTACTTCTATTTTATTGACACTATTTGAcaggaaaaataccttttaatggTTTAGCCTGTACAGAAGAGAGCATTTTAAGTTAGATAACTGCTATCACTGCCAAGGCATTCCCAAAGCTGGAATGAAAAGCATCACTACTGCCAGGTGCCAACTGCACAGTTACCACATCTGCATAAGTATTTTCAGCGAGACCCTTAGAGCCCCAGCTGAGAAGGTATTCTTCACTTTCAAACACTAAAGGCCTGCCGATATTAacaaacagcacacaaatctaCATAAAGTTGGGTACATAATCTGCATGAGCACTTAGTTTTGTCTAAATTGAACAAGGACAGGTTTGCTATTCAAGCCAGATAAGCCACTCCTACCAAGAGCAATGAAAAGCCGATTTGGACTAAATTTGTGAATCTTTTCCTTGTGGCAAAGAGATggacagctctgctccagaaaGTTACACGTGAACATCAAAGTGCTAACTGATGCTAGTTTAAAACTATCATCTGGACGGCACCtccaactgatcccagaagttaTTACTTCTAAGAAAAATGATTTGAAAACCCAAATCCTGCATTGCTCTTCTTTTGAAGATCATGACATCCCCAATATATATGCCACTCagacttacatttttcttttactctttctttcAGTTGATGACCTGCTAAAAGAAGCCAAAGTTGGACCAAATGGAACaataaaatatgaagaatttGTCCGCATCGTTTGTCTTCCTACAGTTGACTACTAAAATTCAAAACGAGATTTGATAAGAGCAGGACCTGGAACTTTTTGACTTCAGTTCTTCCTAGTTACTACCTGGACTCAGGAATCATCATTTGCCTTTacaaatccttattttgccttcatGATAGTGCTTACACTTACACAGGTTCCCACCCCATTTCTGGAGAAATGTTGTCACAAAATGTGAGCTGTTACTTAAATAAACTGAATGTAACATTCCCTTGGGTAACAGGtgtcatgctttaaaaaaaccctcttattttaaaaaggcatttaagtCTACAGATTGCAGCATAAATGATAACTTGTAGTTAAGGTCTCATGGTGACTGTGTTCCAAGAAGTCAGCATCATTCATAACCATTTGCTGCTTCCACACACCCAAGCCCAGGCACAGTTCTTTGTGTAGAAACACATAACCCGGGAAGCTTGATTATGTCACGACGGCGGTAAATTTAGTATAACTATGCACAGCTCCCCAGTATTCCTTGGATCCATGGTATGTTCCCAACCAGATGTTCCCCTGTCATGAAACTGTCAAGTTAACAGCCCCATTTGCAGGGTGGCCGCGTCCCTGCTGACTAACCAGAGCAACAGGAGACAAGCAGCCAGCAACTCTCCAACTCCCCCAGTTAGTGATGCTCACCGGCTGCAGAGGACAACTCCCAGCCTCCAAGCTCAGGAACAGTCTATGCTCGCTGTCTCATTCCTCCCCTCACCTTTCACTCCTCCAACATACAAGA
Encoded here:
- the CALML4 gene encoding calmodulin-like protein 4 isoform X1, whose protein sequence is MAKFLSQDQINEFKECFSLYDKKQKGKIKASDLMAVMRCLGASPTPGEVQRHLHLHKIDRNAELDFSTFLNIMYRQMKQEEPEREILTALSMIDRQKRGVISVSELRAKLTRLGEKLSEEEVDDLLKEAKVGPNGTIKYEEFVRIVCLPTVDY
- the CALML4 gene encoding calmodulin-like protein 4 isoform X2 — protein: MAVMRCLGASPTPGEVQRHLHLHKIDRNAELDFSTFLNIMYRQMKQEEPEREILTALSMIDRQKRGVISVSELRAKLTRLGEKLSEEEVDDLLKEAKVGPNGTIKYEEFVRIVCLPTVDY